One Glycine max cultivar Williams 82 chromosome 3, Glycine_max_v4.0, whole genome shotgun sequence DNA window includes the following coding sequences:
- the LOC102666775 gene encoding uncharacterized protein gives MKTYLEALDLWEVVEEDYDVLSLSDNPTMNQIRIHKEKKTKKEKSCLFAGVSQTIFTRIMALKSANAIWDYQEMQMLNLMREFELQKMKESETVKDYTDKSLGIANKIRLLGGDFANSRIVEIFLVTVPKRYEASIVSLENTKDLSKITLAEVVHALQAQEQRRLMREDRVVEGALQAKHHDSANSIKKNFKKNLPASNENGANNQNKGKGKRKNYPPCQHCGKMGQPPFKCWRRPNAKCSKYNQLGHEAVICKRKFQQPEANAQVVEQNEEDYIFVATCYLMRSSSEC, from the coding sequence ATGAAGACTTACCTAGAGGCATTAGATCTTTGGGAAGTTGTTGAAGAGGATTATGACGTACTTTCACTGTCAGATAATCCTACTATGAACCAAATCAGAATTCACaaggagaaaaaaacaaaaaaggaaaagtcgTGTCTATTTGCCGGTGTCTCTCAAACCATCTTCACAAGAATCATGGCTCTCAAATCAGCAAACGCAATTTGGGATTACCAGGAGATGCAAATGCTTAATCTAATGAGGGAATTTGAGTTGCAAAAGATGAAAGAGTCTGAGACAGTCAAGGATTACACAGACAAATCATTGGGTATTGCCAACAAGATAAGGCTGTTGGGTGGTGATTTTGCTAATTCCAGaatagttgaaatttttttggtaACGGTGCCGAAGAGGTATGAAGCATCTATAGTCTCATTGGAGAACACAAAGGATTTATCTAAGATCACATTGGCAGAAGTGGTACATGCCTTGCAAGCCCAAGAACAGCGAAGGCTGATGAGAGAAGATCGTGTGGTTGAAGGTGCACTTCAAGCCAAGCATCATGACTCTGCGAACAgcataaagaaaaatttcaagaaGAACCTGCCAGCAAGCAATGAAAATGgtgcaaacaaccaaaacaaaggtaagggaaaaaggaaaaattacccACCTTGTCAGCATTGCGGAAAAATGGGTCAACCGCCATTCAAGTGTTGGAGAAGACCAAATGCAAAGTGCAGTAAGTACAATCAGCTTGGACACGAAGCTgtaatttgtaaaagaaaatttcaacAACCTGAAGCTAATGCCC